In Saccharomycodes ludwigii strain NBRC 1722 chromosome III, whole genome shotgun sequence, one DNA window encodes the following:
- the AFB1 gene encoding Afb1p (similar to Saccharomyces cerevisiae YLR040C | AFB1 | A-Factor Barrier): MTRLLYTLKFLFCVLSLTTQFSLATTISKAPVTTTSVSTEIIELARSKAAQYDMPIISAFLADYNSDDIKYLSYLNENSKTLPQDIINYLYRIITISQYDSLQQDMASTFPFDEFQTFVQPFPWYSNILKSANATTFYVPEDFESTIHIETTSVVSANIGTTNMTSISKNTDNTVVTKTSTISTESNKSSTSNSSESSGTISTKSSNGGSRVIMGFVPAFSSSPLIILTLLSTCLLLPFFLII, encoded by the coding sequence ATGACACGGTTATTATACACACtgaaatttttattttgcgTTTTATCGTTGACAACTCAATTTAGTTTGGCCACAACCATATCTAAAGCGCCAGTTACTACCACAAGTGTCTCAACAGAAATAATTGAACTGGCAAGATCCAAGGCGGCACAATATGATATGCCGATAATCTCTGCATTTTTAGCTGATTACAACTCTGACGacattaaatatttgtcctatttaaatgaaaattcTAAAACCTTGCCTCAAgatataattaattatcTATATCGTATAATAACTATATCACAATATGATTCATTACAACAAGACATGGCGTCAACTTTCCCATTTGACGAATTTCAAACTTTTGTTCAACCGTTTCCTTGGTAttctaatattttgaagAGTGCAAATGCTACTACCTTTTATGTTCCAGAAGATTTTGAAAGCACTATCCATATCGAAACTACCAGTGTCGTTAGTGCTAACATTGGTACCACTAATATGACTAGTATAAGTAAAAATACTGACAACACTGTTGTTACAAAAACAAGTACTATAAGTACGGAAAGTAATAAAAGTAGTACCAGTAATTCAAGTGAAAGTAGTGGTACTATTTCTACTAAATCATCAAATGGTGGTAGTCGTGTTATAATGGGCTTTGTACCTGCTTTCTCTTCATCTCCActtataattttaacattattatctaCTTGTTTGCTtttgccattttttttaataatttaa
- the MDH3 gene encoding malate dehydrogenase MDH3 (similar to Saccharomyces cerevisiae YDL078C | MDH3 | Malate DeHydrogenase): protein MSEGLKVTVLGAAGGIGQPLSLLLTLSKLPIRHLSLYDIRLAPGVATDLSHITNVPKITGHVNPAEALEGTDVVVIVAGVPRKPGMTRDDLFSINAKIMQGLIKNVAIYAKPTCCVCVVSNPVNSLVAVAVETLKQYTSSTDNSGWVENRVFGVTTLDNVRAETFSNNKDVIVIGGHAGKTIIPLLPNGTEVPNYEEFVHRVQFGGDEVVKAKDGKGSATLSMSWAGFRFVSSVIKAKAGLLNGSTVSENELVPAFVNLKYNRGGKQLQNKLRSPKIEYFACPIKLQNHTGFVDYIDSSCLRGIPAREEKLIVQALPQLKREIQKGKDFVAKTDNSKL, encoded by the coding sequence ATGTCTGAAGGTTTAAAAGTTACAGTATTAGGTGCAGCCGGTGGTATCGGTCAACCATTGTCATTGTTATTGACATTAAGCAAGTTACCAATTAGACATCTAAGTTTATATGATATTAGATTAGCACCCGGGGTGGCCACTGACTTATCTCATATTACTAATGTTCCTAAGATTACAGGGCATGTTAATCCAGCAGAAGCTTTAGAAGGAACtgatgttgttgttattgttgctgGTGTACCAAGAAAACCAGGCATGACTAGAGATGACTTGTTTAGTATTAATGCTAAAATTATGCAAggtttaattaaaaatgttgcTATTTACGCTAAGCCCACTTGTTGCGTTTGTGTGGTTTCTAATCCAGTTAACTCACTAGTggctgttgctgttgaaACCTTGAAGCAATACACTTCTTCTACAGATAATAGTGGATGGGTTGAAAACAGAGTTTTTGGTGTAACAACTTTAGATAATGTTCGCGCAGAAActtttagtaataataaagatgttattgttattggtgGCCACGCCGGTAAAACTATTATTCCATTACTACCTAATGGTACTGAGGTTCCAAATTATGAAGAATTTGTTCATAGAGTTCAATTCGGTGGTGATGAAGTTGTGAAGGCTAAAGATGGTAAGGGTTCGGCCACTCTAAGTATGTCTTGGGCTGGCTTTAGGTTTGTTTCTAGTGTCATTAAAGCCAAGGCTGGCTTATTGAACGGTTCTACCGTATCTGAAAATGAATTAGTTCCAGCTTTTGTTAACTTGAAATATAATAGAGGTGGGAAACAATTGCAAAACAAATTGCGCAGTCCAAAAATAGAATATTTTGCTTGTCCTATTAAATTACAAAACCATACTGGATTCGTTGATTATATTGACAGCTCCTGTTTAAGAGGAATCCCCGCTagagaagaaaaattaattgtcCAAGCCTTGCCCCAATTGAAAAGAGAAATTCAAAAGGGTAAAGATTTTGTCGCCAAGACCGACAATAGCAAATTGTga
- a CDS encoding GSK family serine/threonine-protein kinase (similar to Saccharomyces cerevisiae YDL079C | MRK1 | Mds1p Related Kinase (paralog of YMR139W | RIM11)), producing the protein MTTAQHFFKKMLINHNKNTSTGNGNHPSTSKKKNIGSNAVKTTNVDAATHNKNYTYGNRNKNFMYQTESQYRHQKKLSQQKQVEDEFKKLQLEIDNKAPSNSQAYIDSITKRLEEEISLYGIETDDESSGTESYDDSNKEEEEEEEEEGDTTKSHTFSDDSTESEHNSSESSRSGKGDERKNHDHQQRKNVLTAATTTTSITNDTNVDADHAKGNYNKIIPKTSNANDNVVISDHHHSNNNISRSLNGRIQKILFSSSTTSVPSNSNGEISNDNNRNVHGKKKKTSVKWFRGKGTIGMNIGQITNQDSNSSATNGSVLDNTAKSHNNISVPARSSSNHQNQNNFTNYNNNVNYISKTVYPGHSQNGNRPIVITYPATEVVGHGSFGVVFQTWIRETNEHVAIKKVLQDKRFKNRELEIMKQLRHENIVDLKYYYYEEEENTGSNVESNNLYLNLILEYLPQSLYQRIRHFVHLRSTMPHDEVQIYMYQLFKALNYMHGHLGICHRDIKPQNLLVDPSTMTLKLCDFGSAKRLKPNEPNVSYICSRYYRAPELIFGSTHYTTQIDIWSSACVMCELILGQPIFPGESGIDQLVEIIKILGTPNKQEICSMNPNYMEHKFPTIKPIPLIKIFKREKDMSCIELINNMLQYDPMERFNALQCLCSSYFDPIRQNKNEPLIEKLKLLQFNDSTEFDSLTEEQRVVVKAKLCAVSV; encoded by the exons ATGACTACAGCCCAACATTTTTTCAAGAAAATGTTAATCAATCACAATAAGAATACCTCAACTGGTAATGGTAATCATCCTAGTACatcaaaaaagaagaatattGGTAGCAATGCTGTTAAAACAACCAACGTCGATGCTGCTACtcataacaaaaattatacgTATGGtaacagaaataaaaattttatgtATCAAACAGAATCTCAGTATAGGCATCAGAAAAAGTTATCGCAACAAAAACAAGTTGAAgatgaatttaaaaagcTACAACTGGAAATAGATAACAAGGCACCGTCAAATTCTCAAGCATATATAGATTCGATTACAAAAAGATTAGAGGAAGAAATTAGTCTGTATGGTATCGAAACTGATGATGAGAGCAGTGGTACCGAGAGTTACGATGACAGTAataaggaagaagaagaagaagaagaagaagaaggtgATACAACTAAGAGTCATACATTTAGTGATGATAGTACTGAAAGTGAACATAATTCTAGCGAAAGTAGCAGGTCAGGAAAAGGAGACGAACGAAAAAATCATGACCATCAACAACGCAAAAATGTTCTTACTGCAGCCACAACAACCACTAGTATTACAAATGATACCAATGTTGATGCTGACCATGCTAAGGGTAATTACAACAAAATTATACCTAAAACAAGTAACGCAAACGATAATGTAGTAATATCAGATCATCACCacagtaacaataatataagTCGTAGTCTAAATGGTAGAATTCagaagatattattttcttcgaGTACTACTTCTGTACCATCTAATAGTAACGGCGAGATtagtaatgataataatcgTAATGTCCATGgtaagaagaaaaagactTCGGTAAAATGGTTTAGAGGCAAAg GAACAATAGGGATGAATATCGGTCAAATAACTAATCAAGATAGTAATAGCAGTGCTACCAATGGCAGTGTTCTCGATAATACCGCGAAGTcacataataatatctcAGTACCTGCTCGGTCCAGCAGTAACCATCAAAACCAAAACAATTTTACTAACTATAACAACAACgtaaattatatttctaaAACAGTTTATCCTGGTCATAGTCAAAACGGGAATCGCCCCATAGTCATAACATATCCGGCTACGGAGGTTGTGGGGCATGGCTCATTTGGTGTAGTTTTTCAGACGTGGATTAGAGAAACTAATGAGCATGTAGCTATCAAAAAAGTGTTGCAGGACAAAAGGTTTAAAAATAGGGAGTTGGAAATTATGAAACAATTAAGGCATGAAAATATAGTAGATTTgaaatactattattacgaagaagaagagaatACTGGCAGTAATGTTGAAAgcaataatttatatttaaatttgattttggAATATTTACCACAATCTCTATACCAAAGAATAAGGCATTTTGTACATTTACGCAGCACAATGCCACATGATGAAGTTCAAATTTATATGTATCAATTATTTAAGGCATTAAATTATATGCATGGTCATTTGGGTATATGTCACAGGGATATAAAGCCCCAAAACTTATTGGTTGATCCATCAACAATGACCTTGAAACTTTGTGATTTTGGTAGTGCAAAGAGGTTAAAACCTAATGAGCCAAATGTGAGTTATATATGTTCTAGATATTATAGGGCGCCtgaattaatttttggATCGACCCACTACACCACGCAAATAGATATATGGAGTAGTGCTTGTGTCATGTGCGAATTGATTTTAGGGCAGCCTATATTTCCAGGTGAGAGCGGGATTGATCAATTGGTTgaaattatcaaaattttGGGTACTCCCAACAAACAAGAGATTTGCAGCATGAATCCTAACTATATGGAACATAAGTTTCCTACTATCAAACCTATTCCATTGATCAAGATATTTAAGAGGGAAAAAGATATGAGCTGTAttgaattaattaataacatGCTACAATATGATCCGATGGAAAGATTTAATGCATTACAATGTTTATGTTCGAGTTATTTCGATCCTATTagacaaaataaaaatgaaccattaattgaaaaattaaaactattaCAGTTTAATGATTCTACTGAATTTGACAGCTTAACAGAGGAACAAAGAGTTGTGGTCAAAGCCAAGTTATGTGCTGTTAGTGTATGA
- the PSO2 gene encoding DNA cross-link repair protein PSO2 (similar to Saccharomyces cerevisiae YMR137C | PSO2 | PSOralen derivative sensitive), protein MGRQSSLLEFFSAKNLNSSNNIKKETIIILDDDDDDDNDNEKQNECHYVHEEKKVEKVDKEISTKTLLKNKNAEANITLNNNNINVSNEDLLIIRQNIKSRKKQPNITRSTKFKSTKEILSLKKTDFMLSEKKPIKKILSNNIKQQKRKRKNLVPPHYKILTFDSTHKIVVDGFNYTYNDGEIKHFFLSHFHSDHYIGLSIKWFTDYEPNAIVYCSKITASLLISKFNIPSEISLSRIKPLEFNTYYDNIFPKDKSLKVLLIDANHCPGAALFHFEFTNNSTSTIKYLHTGDFRYHHEKMFPFLSLHHYNKVYLDTTYLNIAYQFPSQENVINVTLNFLVKYCLGQGHNTIFNANSNSKNNIQLIFKLLNYNNNNNNNNKNGSIKKKYIIFFGGYTLGKEPLSISIASELNCNVLIDRDTLRAKIPDLHRNLKYENISIVNNSEGGSKSTGAYIQDIFENSNGNSLTNNDVVCCIVPMHHISKGSKYLLDHHNLRNYVVDKFDTYIIGVQPTGWNFYNRYDTRSNDISNNEINHEQIIRRLLCSKNNSAENNELVFNEEKLLQQCKIQLSSNNSSNTLRKKKIKDINDRYVSIKIPYSDHSSFTDLVEFGVFNSWDQIIPTVYDGGKNGETGNKEKFRWFKYWKIYKNCKNARETRCS, encoded by the coding sequence ATGGGCAGACAATCAAGCTTATTGGAATTCTTTTCTGCCAAGAATCTgaatagtagtaataatatcaaaaaagaaactatAATTATCTtggatgatgatgatgatgatgacaatgataatgaaaaacaGAACGAATGTCACTATGTACATGAGGAGAAAAAAGTGGAGAAAGtagataaagaaataagCACTAAAACTCTactaaagaataaaaatgctGAGGCAAATATCACGctcaataataacaatattaatgtATCAAATGAAgatcttttaattattcggcaaaatataaaatcaCGGAAAAAACAACCAAACATTACTAGATCCACCAAGTTTAAATCTACAAAGGAAATTTTAAgcctaaaaaaaacagattTTATGCTTtctgaaaaaaaacctataaaaaaaatactttcaAACAATATTAAGCAacagaaaagaaaaagaaaaaatctAGTTCCCCCTCACTATAAGATCTTAACATTTGACAGCACACATAAGATAGTAGTTGATGGTTTCAATTATACGTATAATGATGGtgaaataaaacatttttttttgtctcaTTTCCATTCAGATCATTATATTGGGTTATCAATCAAATGGTTCACCGATTATGAACCAAATGCAATAGTTTATTGTTCTAAAATCACTGCATCTTTATTGATTTCCAAATTTAACATTCCTTCAGAAATAAGTTTAAGTAGAATAAAACCTCTAGAATTTAACACCTATTAcgataatatttttccaaaagaTAAGTCTTTGAAGGTTTTGCTTATTGATGCAAATCATTGCCCAGGTGCAGCTTTGTTTCATTTCGAATTTACCAACAATTCTACTAGTACTATTAAGTATTTGCACACTGGTGATTTTAGGTATCATCATGAAAAAATGTTTCCATTTCTATCGTTGCATCACTACAATAAGGTGTATTTGGATACTACGTATTTAAATATAGCATATCAATTTCCTAGTCAAGAAAATGTCATAAACGTGACCctaaattttttagtaAAATATTGCTTAGGACAGGGACATAATACCATATTCAATGCCAATAGCAATAGTAAGAATAATATccaattaatatttaaattgctcaattataataataataataataataataataaaaacggtagcattaaaaaaaagtatatcatattttttggCGGGTATACCCTAGGCAAAGAACCTTTAAGTATTTCTATTGCTTCAGAATTAAATTGTAATGTACTTATTGATAGAGATACGTTGAGAGCCAAAATTCCGGATTTACAtagaaatttaaaatatgaaaatatatCTATAGTGAATAATAGTGAAGGGGGCTCAAAATCTACAGGTGCTTATATTCAAGATATTTTCGAGAACAGCAATGGCAACTCTTTAACCAATAATGACGTAGTTTGCTGCATTGTGCCCATGCATCATATTTCAAAAGGCTCCAAATATTTACTTGATCATCATAACTTAAGAAATTACGTAGTTGACAAGTTTGACACTTACATAATAGGTGTACAACCAACCGGGTGGAATTTCTATAATAGGTATGATACTCGCAGCAATGATATTAGcaataatgaaattaatCATGAGCAAATAATCAGACGGCTACTAtgtagtaaaaataatagtgcGGAGAATAATGAGCTGGTCTTTAATGAGGAAAAACTACTGCAACAATGTAAAATACAACTATccagtaataatagcagTAATACTctaaggaaaaagaaaataaaagatataaatGATAGATATGTGAGTATAAAAATCCCGTATTCTGATCACAGTAGTTTTACCGATTTAGTAGAATTCGGAGTTTTCAATAGTTGGGACCAAATCATACCTACGGTTTATGACGGAGGTAAAAATGGCGAGACGGGGAACAAAGAAAAGTTCCGATGGTTTaaatattggaaaatatataagaaCTGTAAAAATGCAAGAGAAACAAGATGCTcataa
- the REC114 gene encoding Rec114p (similar to Saccharomyces cerevisiae YMR133W | REC114 | RECombination) codes for MNIKVRNIATVPLLKYSKYSGTNNNDDCYDLSNWQHTVPMNNLSLYFLIVVNYNNSANRVGNILIKIVQCKEEDGNIVNNLENIDLQQLLFSSSGTNFMATNSSKIEEVIRFNVKSPVIACKYYQHEKQHRFQIICNDENYRKISQTLNSLGLKIKQGRQVIRSYTTGCGINSNPKDVCINRNNTTFAIPKNITDHNISRTHSFFDATTATFGDDTYDSDNITTKRTKPTVNTNNPPTIPPRNYNLDVTLNNNNIQKTNEASLKVTSFESNGCNPRMFDNNNNNNIIPKNNYLFVGTPNNNNNNNNNGGISLIIDKDYIVKKIQDKEFMQNVYDLEEIIKNLVQ; via the coding sequence ATGAACATAAAAGTGAGAAATATAGCAACGGTgccattattaaaatattcaaaatattctggtaccaataataacgatGACTGTTATGATTTAAGCAATTGGCAACATACAGTTCCAATGAATAATTTATCgttgtattttttaatagtggtaaattataataattctgCCAACAGAGttggaaatattttaatcaaaataGTACAGTGCAAAGAGGAAGATGGTAATATagtaaataatttagaaaatatcGATTTGcaacaattattattttcatcatccGGGACCAATTTTATGGCTACCAACAGTAGTAAAATAGAAGAGGTGATAAGGTTTAATGTTAAATCTCCTGTAATTGCAtgtaaatattatcaacatGAAAAGCAACATAGATTCCAGATAATTTGCAATGATGAAAATTATAGAAAGATTAGTCAAACACTAAACAGTTTGGGACTCAAGATAAAACAGGGCAGACAGGTTATTCGTTCATATACTACTGGATGTGGGATTAATTCTAATCCTAAAGATGTTTGCATCAATAGGAATAATACTACCTTTGCAATacctaaaaatattaccgACCACAACATCTCAAGAAcacattctttttttgatgcTACTACTGCTACTTTTGGTGACGATACTTACGATTCTGATAATATTACCACCAAAAGAACAAAACCAACGGTGAATACTAATAATCCACCAACAATACCACCGAGAAACTATAATCTGGATGTTActcttaataataataacatccaaaaaacaaatgaaGCATCATTAAAAGTAACATCTTTTGAATCTAACGGTTGTAATCCTAGAAtgtttgataataataataataataatataattcctaaaaataattatttatttgttggtactccaaataataataataataataataataatggtggtaTTTCCTTAATAATTGACAAAGAttatattgttaaaaaaatacaggATAAAGAATTTATGCAAAATGTGTATGATTtagaagaaataataaaaaacttggtacaataa
- the ERG29 gene encoding Erg29p (similar to Saccharomyces cerevisiae YMR134W | ERG29 | ERGosterol biosynthesis) yields the protein MTLASNINTNYSNNNNTRNIIDKYFYYEDIVLKYLDTVPYINNYTYHKVSGRITLFLLTMGILAIINEICISLDMYILSKNTYNEINSSDLQSLKKHKLLLEKHFKNDGTGHSFISNDNEETLQDFFSKPVPVAHLTVTCAVINSKDGYKPILKTPLVYQFEFTTNELYTYDNNNNASINDGLEYGCKLVELRRKLYHFFKDSSIYEELSKNTNINFTISKNIFIYNNKDELLDSSFDDYPLCFLKLETGNVIKCEFLI from the coding sequence ATGACACTAGCatcaaatattaatacaaactacagtaataacaataatacccGCAATATTATTGACAAATATTTCTACTATGAAGATatagtattaaaatatttggataCAGTtccatatataaataattataccTACCACAAAGTTAGTGGCAGAATCACATTATTTCTACTAACTATGGGGATATTAGCCATAATTAATGAAATATGCATAAGTTTagatatgtatatattaagTAAGAACACTTATAATGAGATAAATAGTAGTGATTTACAATCTTTGAAGAAGCATAAATTGTTGTTggaaaaacattttaaaaacgATGGTACCGGGCACTCTTTCATtagtaatgataatgaagaaaCTTTGCAagactttttttctaaaccTGTCCCGGTAGCTCACCTAACTGTTACATGTGCTGTTATAAATTCTAAGGATGGTTATAAGCCAATATTGAAAACCCCGTTGGTTTACCAATTTGAATTTACTACCAATGAGTTATATACATacgataataacaacaatgctTCTATTAATGACGGATTAGAGTATGGATGCAAGTTGGTGGAATTAAGAAGGAaattatatcattttttcaaagataGTAGTATCTATGAAGAGCTGAGTAAAAATACTAACATAAATTTTACTAttagtaaaaatatttttatttataacaaTAAGGATGAACTATTAGATAGCTCCTTTGACGATTACCCGCTgtgttttttaaaattagaaacTGGGAATGTGATAAAATGCGAATTTctaatttaa
- the GID8 gene encoding glucose-induced degradation complex subunit GID8 (similar to Saccharomyces cerevisiae YMR135C | GID8 | Glucose Induced Degradation deficient), protein MNLQDQKQNKKTTNKDQGNDPIYSLLDIYDINRLINIGASKGKPLHLHENDNFSLNSNTEIAAANNTNCVSSAINTNDNVAATTISSSGNNRNRRNRRNRNRKNIISDIIETENMTSFQNSATSATAIAAKKKRRTGKHDINVSPQGNNFPISITFKKYMTDVKSCTNVNSNNTEYLILNYFIISCFEESTIKLLWKINNSVYSNNFLTGDTNNSFNKESDAFVRLYKIRERLTIMNLINNGDVLKSIEAIGDLFGVLILEQLSNEYSSSGVDVSNPPVKDTSGKDSETAQFDKDILELDLFYKLLLLHMIETIKKYKYEQYKDRDDCTKDNDEEKFIMGLMNFSREKLSTRCLTILPITRRKKYFKFLQYVMMLLLYPSKKLITDFMNGKLPIVLQKLFDSEFRLKLSEEVNYKLLKIIYPDIVSNSNIKKWPVFINMCTSTAGGYPSGNNNNNNNNNNNNNNDDDDDGGGGNNKDVFFEIGKLVDPFGKNINSNIITNPIWKRSNSLVNSSTNNVAYNSTTTVSNSGTLCEPNLVQIFKLWQWGRNEVLNNRNEKKHNVPPL, encoded by the coding sequence ATGAATTTACAAGATCAGAaacagaataaaaaaactactAATAAAGATCAGGGTAATGATCCtatttattctttattgGATATCTATGATATTAATAGATTGATAAATATTGGCGCAAGTAAAGGTAAGCCCCTACATTTACAcgaaaatgataattttaGTCTCAACAGTAATACTGAAATTGCTGCTGCCAATAACACAAATTGTGTTTCCAGTGCTATAAATACTAACGATAATGTTGCTGCTACGACCATTTCTTCTTCAGGCAATAACAGAAATAGAAGAAACAGAAGAAACAGAAACaggaaaaatataatttcaGATATTATAGAGACGGAGAATATGACTAGCTTTCAAAATTCTGCTACTAGTGCTACTGCCATTGCTgcaaagaagaagaggcgAACAGGAAAACATGATATCAATGTTTCCCCACAGGGTAACAATTTCCCCATAAGCAtcacttttaaaaaatatatgacTGACGTTAAAAGTTGTACAAATGTCAACAGCAATAACActgaatatttaatattaaattattttataatcaGCTGTTTTGAAGAATCTACCATAAAACTGTtatggaaaataaataatagtgTCTACAGCAACAATTTCTTAACAGGTGACACCAACAACAGTTTCAACAAAGAATCAGATGCCTTTGTTagattatataaaattagaGAAAGGTTAACTATTatgaatttaataaataatggaGATGTTTTGAAAAGTATCGAAGCTATTGGCGATTTATTTGgtgttttaatattagaaCAATTGAGTAATGAGTATAGTTCTTCTGGTGTTGATGTTAGTAATCCACCTGTTAAAGATACCAGTGGCAAGGATAGTGAAACCGCTCAATTtgataaagatattttagaattggatttattttataaactattattactacatATGATTGAAACAATCaaaaagtataaatatGAGCAATACAAAGATAGGGACGATTGTACAAAGGACAATGATGAGGAGAAATTTATCATGGGTCTAATGAATTTTTCGAGggaaaaattatcaacCAGATGTTTGACAATATTACCTATCActagaagaaaaaagtacTTCAAATTTTTACAGTATGTAATGATGTTATTACTATATCCttcaaagaaattaattactGATTTTATGAATGGGAAATTACCTATTGTATTGCAAAAGCTATTTGATTCCGAATTTAGATTAAAATTGAGCGAAGAGgttaattataaattgctaaaaattatttatcctGATATTGTAAGTAattctaatattaaaaagtggcctgtttttataaatatgtgCACCTCTACGGCTGGTGGTTATCCTAgcggtaataataataataataataataataataataataataataatgatgatgatgatgatggcGGTGGTGGTAACAATAAAGACGTTTTCTTTGAAATTGGTAAACTAGTTGATCCATTCggtaaaaatataaatagtaatataatTACCAATCCAATATGGAAAAGATCTAATAGCCTCGTCAATAGCAGTACAAATAATGTTGCTTATAATTCAACTACAACTGTCAGCAATAGTGGCACCCTATGCGAACCGAACCTAGTACagatatttaaattatggCAATGGGGTAGAAATGAAGTGCTGAATAATAGAAACGAAAAGAAGCACAATGTACCGCCTTTATAG
- the CIN4 gene encoding Arf family GTPase CIN4 (similar to Saccharomyces cerevisiae YMR138W | CIN4 | Chromosome INstability) — protein sequence MGFLTIMKKQKIKDKEIKCLLLGLDNSGKSTIVKGLQDITCETTTTTTAKEITPTVGFSIKSVTYSSYLINIWDIGGQKSLRPFWNNYFDKIDCLLWCVDIYDKSRINESMEALKRNLESVEIEGDIVIPVIILLNKVDLIDTMTDGNNNNNNNYGNTDFLSTYSFLEKEMVGNSKNNNYTIIQCSGITHLGLKELLVNIIIGK from the coding sequence ATGGGATTTTTGActataatgaaaaaacaaaagataaAGGATAAAGAAATCAAATGTTTATTACTAGGATTGGATAACTCGGGGAAATCGACCATAGTAAAAGGGTTGCAAGATATAACCTGTGAAACtactaccaccaccacTGCAAAAGAGATCACGCCCACTGTAGGTTTCAGCATCAAAAGTGTTACATATTCATCTTAtcttataaatatatgggACATAGGAGGACAAAAATCTTTAAGACCATTTtggaataattattttgataaaatagaCTGTTTGCTATGGTGTGTTGATATATACGATAAATCTAGAATAAATGAGTCAATGGAAGCATTGAAGAGGAATTTGGAAAGTGTTGAAATTGAGGGCGATATTGTAATTCCtgtaattatattattgaaCAAGGTAGATTTAATAGACACAATGACCGAtggtaataacaacaacaacaacaactatGGTAATACCGATTTTTTATCAacttattcttttttggaaaaagaaatggtgggtaatagtaaaaataataactataCTATAATTCAATGTAGTGGTATTACACATTTAGGTTTAAAGGAGCTGTTAGTTAATATCATCATTGGTAAATGA